The following proteins are co-located in the Polystyrenella longa genome:
- the mgtE gene encoding magnesium transporter, whose amino-acid sequence MYYNSLLLPDLLQMIQEKDENGLHEFCEVFHPANCAEVLESLSPEDFWYVMRCSDKQSRMNAFSFLDLAKQSEFMAFEQDDQTVQVSILEGMAPDDRVDLLSRLDNDRGRQLVSRLSETERNTVRELLAYEEEREDSAGAIMTTEFAWLPQNLTAEEAIARLRRQAHDRETIYYIFILEEERRLRGLVSFRQLLLADPSAKMVDIMQRDVVTVRIEDDREFVASEIAKYDLLAIPVVDNQYRLVGIVTHDDIIDVLQEEATEDAHRQGAVAPLEDSYLTTSILTLVYKRGVWLILLLVAAAFTVNVLKRFEYEMVTQLKHGWLLWFLPLVIASGGNTGSQSATLVIRLLTLEDMRRNETLKLVMREFMLAVLLGSGLGLLTFLIARFFWMDEPTVRAVGEASLMMKSSVVGITVFLVVIMGSVTGATLPLMFKKLGMDPALMSNPLISALVDFFGLIVYYAVASTMLT is encoded by the coding sequence ATGTATTACAACTCATTGCTGTTGCCCGATCTCCTGCAGATGATTCAGGAGAAGGATGAAAACGGATTGCATGAGTTCTGCGAAGTGTTCCATCCGGCGAATTGCGCCGAGGTCTTGGAGTCACTGAGTCCGGAAGACTTCTGGTACGTCATGAGGTGCAGCGACAAGCAGTCCCGCATGAACGCTTTTTCCTTTCTGGATTTGGCGAAGCAGTCGGAGTTCATGGCGTTTGAGCAGGATGATCAGACCGTGCAGGTCAGCATTCTGGAAGGGATGGCTCCGGACGATAGGGTCGACTTGTTGTCACGTCTCGACAACGATCGTGGAAGGCAACTGGTTTCGCGCTTAAGTGAAACAGAACGGAATACTGTACGGGAACTGCTCGCCTACGAAGAGGAGCGAGAGGACAGTGCCGGGGCGATCATGACGACCGAGTTCGCCTGGTTGCCCCAGAACCTGACTGCCGAAGAGGCGATTGCCCGGTTGCGTCGGCAGGCCCATGACCGTGAAACCATTTATTACATCTTCATCCTGGAAGAAGAACGCCGCCTGCGGGGGTTGGTTTCGTTTCGCCAGTTACTCCTGGCGGATCCCAGTGCGAAGATGGTCGACATCATGCAGCGAGATGTCGTGACAGTCCGGATCGAGGATGACCGGGAATTTGTTGCCTCCGAGATTGCTAAATACGACTTGCTGGCGATCCCGGTTGTGGACAATCAATACCGCCTCGTTGGGATCGTCACTCACGACGATATTATTGACGTTCTCCAGGAGGAGGCCACGGAAGACGCCCATCGTCAAGGGGCGGTGGCGCCGTTGGAAGACAGCTATCTCACGACATCGATTCTGACCCTGGTATACAAACGAGGTGTCTGGTTGATCCTGCTGTTAGTGGCGGCCGCATTCACGGTGAATGTTCTAAAGAGGTTCGAGTACGAAATGGTCACGCAGCTTAAGCATGGCTGGTTGCTTTGGTTTCTACCGCTCGTCATTGCCAGTGGCGGCAATACAGGTTCACAATCGGCGACGTTGGTAATTCGTTTATTGACGCTGGAAGATATGCGGCGGAATGAAACGCTAAAACTGGTGATGCGAGAATTCATGCTGGCAGTGCTCCTGGGAAGTGGCCTGGGCTTGCTGACATTTCTGATTGCGCGATTCTTCTGGATGGACGAACCCACAGTCCGTGCCGTAGGAGAGGCGTCTCTGATGATGAAGTCGAGCGTCGTCGGAATCACTGTATTCCTGGTGGTCATCATGGGGTCGGTGACGGGAGCGACTTTGCCACTGATGTTTAAGAAATTGGGTATGGACCCGGCCTTGATGTCCAACCCGCTTATTTCAGCTTTGGTCGACTTCTTCGGTCTGATCGTATACTACGCCGTCGCTTCCACGATGCTTACTTGA
- a CDS encoding MutS-related protein, translated as MSHVISGRKQPTCLYPLSIDTGTLTTNSLPPPIDQNSLQNETLPSVATVAPDQLEKTNSARAAARSAYEKRRDSYRSQLKQLRRQEEKISMGRGAIFLLAILFLFFASGENSWSAFWLLLPGFLFVALVIVHGRILKKIRQAHSAVTHYETGLRRINDTWYGIGPTGERFSDPDHPYANDLDLFGEGSLFQLLCQARTRLGESTLASWIKSAATTDEIRLRQSAARELADKLDLREELALLSSKKSDNLDEEDQTHLVQWFNIPPQPIALWKRLFAGLVAISSTVALLGYLFQAWGAHPLFITLLVQTPFLLLFRKQIHELSIQADQAASGLRILSRVLFVIERQSFESPLLKQLQQKLETEGHPPSYEVNHFDRLVQRLQNCVRNQFFAPLAFLFCLPVHVVHSIEKWKAAVGDHIPDWLETVGQFEALCSLASFHFEHADFPFPEVTEEGPTFEVTGMGHPLLAFQKRVHNDLTFGRDPAFLMVSGSNMSGKSTLLRTVGLNAALAYTGAPVCATSLTISRFQIGTTMRVADSLQQGFSHFFAVISRLKVVVELTRKPGGLPVLFLLDEILQGTNSHDRREGAEAVIRNLLEHDAVGLVTTHDLSLTKIVPDLSVSARNIHFEDRLEAGELKFDYHIQDGVVQHSNALELMRIIGLTEPAEKQDSP; from the coding sequence ATGTCCCATGTCATTTCAGGAAGAAAACAACCCACCTGCCTGTATCCCCTTTCCATCGACACCGGCACTCTGACCACAAACAGTCTTCCTCCTCCCATTGATCAAAACTCTTTGCAAAACGAAACTCTTCCTTCCGTGGCCACCGTCGCTCCTGATCAGCTCGAAAAGACCAATTCCGCCCGCGCAGCGGCCCGCTCTGCGTACGAGAAACGACGAGATTCTTATCGCTCCCAGCTCAAGCAATTGAGAAGACAGGAAGAAAAAATCTCCATGGGACGTGGGGCAATCTTTCTGTTAGCAATTCTCTTTCTGTTTTTCGCGTCCGGCGAAAACTCCTGGTCGGCCTTCTGGCTACTCCTTCCGGGATTTCTGTTCGTTGCGCTGGTGATCGTGCATGGCCGAATACTCAAGAAAATCCGCCAGGCACACTCGGCCGTGACTCACTACGAGACCGGCCTGCGTCGCATCAATGACACTTGGTATGGAATCGGCCCTACTGGTGAGAGATTCTCCGATCCAGATCACCCTTACGCTAACGACCTCGATCTGTTCGGCGAAGGTTCGCTATTCCAGCTCCTTTGTCAGGCACGCACCAGGCTGGGAGAATCGACCCTCGCATCCTGGATAAAGTCCGCAGCAACAACGGATGAGATCCGCTTGCGACAATCCGCTGCCAGAGAACTCGCCGACAAGCTCGACCTGCGAGAAGAACTGGCACTGCTTTCATCGAAAAAGTCAGATAACCTCGACGAGGAAGATCAAACCCATTTAGTACAGTGGTTCAACATTCCTCCACAACCGATCGCCCTTTGGAAGCGTCTATTCGCTGGCCTGGTAGCAATCAGCTCGACGGTTGCTTTGCTTGGATATCTTTTCCAGGCCTGGGGCGCCCATCCGTTATTCATCACCCTTTTGGTTCAAACTCCATTCCTGCTTTTGTTTCGAAAACAGATCCATGAACTAAGCATCCAAGCCGATCAAGCGGCCAGCGGGTTAAGAATCCTTTCCCGAGTCCTGTTCGTGATTGAACGGCAGTCGTTTGAATCCCCTCTTTTGAAACAGCTCCAACAAAAGCTGGAAACAGAAGGACATCCTCCCTCCTACGAAGTGAATCACTTCGACCGCCTTGTACAACGATTACAGAACTGTGTCCGCAATCAGTTCTTCGCTCCTCTCGCCTTTCTATTCTGCCTTCCAGTCCATGTCGTCCATTCGATTGAGAAATGGAAAGCGGCGGTAGGAGACCACATCCCGGACTGGTTGGAAACCGTCGGTCAGTTTGAAGCACTCTGTTCCCTGGCCAGCTTTCATTTTGAACATGCTGACTTTCCGTTCCCTGAAGTCACCGAAGAGGGACCGACATTCGAAGTCACCGGGATGGGGCACCCTCTGCTTGCCTTCCAGAAGAGAGTTCACAATGACCTGACCTTCGGTCGCGACCCTGCCTTCCTGATGGTTAGCGGATCAAACATGTCCGGAAAAAGCACACTCCTACGGACCGTCGGATTGAATGCCGCGCTCGCGTACACTGGAGCCCCGGTCTGTGCCACTTCGTTGACGATTTCCCGGTTCCAGATCGGCACCACGATGCGTGTTGCTGATTCGCTGCAACAAGGGTTTTCCCACTTCTTCGCCGTGATCTCACGACTGAAGGTGGTGGTAGAATTAACCCGCAAACCGGGTGGCTTGCCTGTGTTGTTCCTGCTGGATGAAATCCTCCAGGGAACGAACTCCCACGACCGGCGCGAGGGTGCCGAGGCCGTTATCCGTAATCTCTTGGAACATGACGCCGTTGGCCTGGTCACGACTCACGATCTATCACTCACTAAGATCGTTCCAGACTTGTCCGTTTCCGCTCGCAATATTCATTTTGAAGACCGACTGGAAGCGGGCGAACTAAAGTTCGACTACCACATTCAGGATGGCGTTGTGCAGCACAGCAATGCACTCGAACTGATGCGAATTATCGGCTTAACGGAACCGGCAGAAAAACAGGATAGCCCTTAG
- a CDS encoding sigma-54-dependent transcriptional regulator yields the protein MSRESISSSNIPIRVLIVDDDEAHAQAVAESLRRVGSDCVVATTGSRGSSLIESDNFDVVITDMMMDEIGGLDILRKAKEELPEAEVIVVTGHGDIRSAVAAIQQGAYTYLTKPLDINELRSSVEKAATRLKLIRRNQELIESLDEKFGFEGVIGSSPQMQKLIEILKHVAPTDSTVLIEGDSGTGKELVARAIHQNSLRKNKPFVPLNITALPDSILESELFGHEQGAFTGAMGRRIGKFEYANGGTLFLDEVGEMPLDTQVKLLRVLEERKITRLGANEEMDVNVRLVAATNANLKELVAAKKFREDLYYRLSVVMINLPPLRDRRVDVPLLLEHFQKELSAKSGKEVQGFSKAARQALTLYDWPGNIRQLRNSVERMIILDTDGLLDIDDLPLDIAELVDYSSTGEKSEGFLSGADSLVGRTLADVEKYYIQKALELSGGKREEAASMLGIGERTLYRKIREYDLKKN from the coding sequence GTGAGCCGCGAATCCATCAGTAGTTCGAACATCCCGATTCGGGTACTGATTGTGGACGATGACGAAGCGCACGCTCAGGCAGTCGCGGAAAGCCTCCGACGCGTCGGTTCCGATTGCGTTGTCGCTACCACAGGCAGTCGAGGCTCCAGCCTGATCGAAAGTGACAACTTCGATGTCGTCATCACCGACATGATGATGGACGAAATCGGTGGCCTCGACATTCTCCGTAAAGCCAAAGAAGAGCTTCCGGAAGCAGAAGTTATCGTCGTCACCGGCCATGGTGATATCCGTTCGGCTGTCGCTGCGATCCAGCAAGGTGCTTACACCTACCTCACCAAACCGCTCGACATTAACGAGCTTCGCTCTTCCGTTGAAAAGGCGGCTACACGCCTGAAACTGATTCGCCGCAACCAGGAGTTGATCGAATCACTCGATGAAAAGTTTGGCTTTGAGGGTGTCATCGGCAGCAGCCCCCAGATGCAGAAACTCATCGAGATCTTAAAGCATGTCGCCCCCACCGACAGTACCGTTTTGATCGAAGGAGACAGCGGTACGGGCAAGGAACTCGTCGCCCGCGCGATTCACCAGAACAGTCTACGCAAAAACAAACCTTTCGTCCCGCTCAACATTACTGCCCTTCCCGACAGCATTCTGGAAAGCGAACTCTTCGGTCACGAACAAGGCGCATTCACGGGAGCCATGGGAAGACGAATCGGCAAATTTGAATACGCCAACGGCGGCACCTTGTTCCTGGACGAAGTCGGTGAGATGCCACTCGACACACAGGTCAAATTGTTACGTGTCCTGGAAGAGCGTAAAATCACGCGACTGGGTGCCAACGAAGAGATGGACGTCAACGTTCGCCTCGTGGCCGCGACTAATGCCAATTTGAAAGAGTTGGTAGCCGCGAAGAAGTTTCGCGAAGATCTTTACTATCGTCTGAGCGTCGTGATGATTAATCTCCCCCCCCTTCGGGATCGCCGGGTGGATGTACCGCTGCTGCTGGAACATTTTCAGAAAGAGCTTTCGGCAAAGAGCGGTAAAGAAGTCCAGGGATTTTCCAAAGCAGCTCGCCAGGCGCTGACCCTTTACGACTGGCCGGGGAATATTCGCCAGTTGCGAAACAGCGTCGAACGCATGATCATTCTTGATACGGACGGTTTGCTCGATATCGACGACTTGCCTCTCGATATCGCGGAACTGGTCGACTACAGTTCTACGGGGGAAAAATCAGAAGGCTTCCTGTCTGGCGCAGACTCTTTGGTTGGACGTACGTTAGCCGACGTAGAGAAGTACTACATCCAGAAAGCCCTCGAGTTAAGCGGAGGCAAACGAGAAGAAGCAGCCAGCATGCTTGGCATTGGCGAGAGAACTCTCTATCGTAAAATTCGGGAGTATGACCTGAAAAAGAATTAA
- a CDS encoding sensor histidine kinase, which produces MSHKPVDLEQATSSELIDQYTELASLAGGLAHEIRNPLSSISMNASLLEEELHQSEDPRDRRMCKRLETVRQECHHLEEILNAFLQFVRLGELNPQPTDITDAIEKFIEFYRPRAEQQQIDISPHLSPNLPLVNLDRSLFRQVLLNLAINAEQAMPDGGLLELQTYNRNDKVVLEFIDTGVGMNEEVQEKMFQAFFSCKAEGSGLGLPTVRKVVLAHGGTIQCESEPGKGTRFIITLPALGD; this is translated from the coding sequence ATGTCGCACAAGCCAGTTGATCTCGAACAAGCTACCTCTTCCGAACTGATCGATCAGTATACGGAGTTGGCCTCTCTTGCTGGTGGATTAGCCCACGAGATTCGCAATCCACTCTCGTCGATCTCGATGAACGCATCGCTGCTGGAAGAGGAACTCCACCAGTCCGAAGACCCACGCGATCGTCGGATGTGCAAGCGGCTGGAAACAGTTAGACAAGAATGCCATCATCTGGAAGAGATTCTGAATGCCTTCCTCCAGTTTGTCCGACTGGGTGAACTCAATCCGCAGCCAACGGACATTACTGATGCCATCGAAAAATTCATCGAGTTCTATCGACCCCGCGCTGAACAACAACAGATTGACATCAGCCCGCATCTCAGCCCGAACCTTCCGCTGGTGAATCTTGACCGTTCCCTCTTCCGGCAAGTCCTGTTAAACTTGGCAATCAATGCCGAACAGGCGATGCCCGATGGCGGTTTGCTGGAATTACAGACCTACAATCGGAATGACAAAGTCGTACTGGAATTCATTGATACAGGTGTCGGGATGAACGAAGAAGTGCAGGAAAAAATGTTTCAAGCCTTCTTCTCCTGCAAAGCGGAAGGAAGTGGCCTCGGGCTGCCCACCGTTCGCAAAGTAGTGCTGGCACATGGTGGTACAATCCAGTGCGAAAGCGAGCCAGGCAAAGGGACTCGCTTTATTATCACCCTCCCCGCTCTTGGGGATTGA
- the pnp gene encoding polyribonucleotide nucleotidyltransferase produces the protein MKVTVERELAGRTLSITSGELAKQSSGAVLVQYGETVLFVAVQTGPSREGTDFFPLTVDYRERLAAAGKFAGGFLKREGRPTTREILTCRLTDRPIRPLFPDGFRDEVQVCANVLACDGENEPDVLTTIGASAGLMLAPLPFQGPIASVRVGRLDGELKLFPTHQEILESDLDLIVAGSKESVLMIEGFGAQIPEDEMADAIMYAHKAIVEICEMQDEFVKKMGAEKTVYEGPGENPFTDVIKKEGYDKLKKAKQNTSKQLRHEQGAAVREELIQKYFPEGTDVASNGGTIPQLKEAFYKCEKQVVRDLILEGKRLDGRAPDDLRGVTCSVGMLPQVHGSAVFTRGETQSMATITLGTSRDQQRTDSLFGESSARFMLHYYFPSFSVGEVRPIRGPGRREIGHGCLAERSVEPVLPPADKFPYTIRVISDILESNGSSSMASVCSATLGLMDAGVRITQPVAGISIGIVKETNEKYTLLTDIMGDEDHFGDMDFKVAGTQKGITGIQLDLKIDGINEKIIRETLVQARKARIELLKTMLSEIRRPRGEISDHAPRLEQIKINPEKIGLLIGPGGKTIRAIQEETGANLDVEESGLVTVSSSSRAAVDDAIARIEAMTEEIKVGKVYKGRVSSVKDFGAFVEIAPGKDGLCHISELSDGFVKSVSDVCKEGDHLEVKVIAVDDQNRIKLSRKALLVEANGGSDSEAEEE, from the coding sequence GTGAAAGTAACAGTAGAACGAGAATTAGCTGGTAGAACTCTATCCATCACCTCAGGTGAGCTTGCCAAACAGTCCAGCGGAGCTGTGCTTGTACAATATGGAGAGACAGTTCTGTTCGTCGCCGTGCAAACAGGCCCCAGCCGAGAAGGTACTGACTTCTTCCCCCTGACTGTCGATTACCGCGAACGCCTTGCTGCCGCAGGTAAATTTGCCGGTGGTTTCCTGAAACGCGAAGGTCGTCCGACCACTCGCGAAATTCTGACCTGCCGCCTGACTGACCGTCCTATTCGTCCGCTTTTCCCCGATGGTTTTCGCGACGAAGTTCAAGTTTGTGCCAACGTCCTTGCCTGCGACGGTGAAAACGAGCCCGATGTACTCACCACCATTGGTGCCAGTGCTGGTCTGATGCTCGCCCCTCTTCCCTTCCAGGGCCCAATCGCTTCTGTTCGCGTCGGACGCCTTGACGGGGAACTGAAACTCTTCCCCACACATCAGGAAATCCTCGAGAGCGACCTCGACCTGATCGTTGCCGGCTCTAAAGAATCTGTCCTGATGATCGAAGGCTTCGGAGCTCAAATTCCTGAAGACGAAATGGCTGACGCCATTATGTACGCTCACAAAGCGATCGTCGAAATCTGTGAAATGCAGGACGAGTTCGTCAAAAAGATGGGTGCTGAAAAAACGGTTTACGAAGGCCCCGGCGAAAACCCGTTTACCGACGTCATCAAAAAAGAAGGCTACGACAAACTCAAAAAAGCCAAACAGAACACCAGCAAACAACTTCGTCACGAACAAGGTGCTGCTGTCCGTGAAGAGCTGATTCAGAAATACTTTCCTGAAGGAACCGACGTCGCCTCTAATGGTGGCACGATCCCTCAGCTGAAAGAGGCTTTCTATAAATGCGAAAAACAGGTCGTTCGTGACCTGATCCTCGAAGGCAAACGCCTCGATGGCCGTGCTCCTGATGACCTCCGAGGAGTCACCTGCTCGGTTGGTATGCTGCCCCAAGTTCACGGTTCTGCTGTCTTCACCCGTGGTGAAACCCAGTCAATGGCGACCATCACTTTGGGAACCTCCCGCGATCAGCAACGAACAGACAGCCTGTTCGGCGAAAGCTCTGCCCGGTTCATGCTGCACTACTACTTCCCCTCGTTCTCCGTTGGGGAAGTTCGCCCGATCCGAGGACCAGGACGCCGTGAAATTGGTCACGGTTGTCTGGCAGAACGTTCGGTTGAACCCGTTCTGCCCCCCGCAGATAAGTTCCCGTACACGATCCGCGTGATCTCCGACATTCTGGAATCAAACGGTTCCAGCTCTATGGCTTCCGTCTGTAGCGCCACCCTCGGCCTGATGGACGCCGGAGTGCGAATCACTCAGCCGGTTGCTGGCATTTCTATCGGTATCGTCAAAGAGACGAACGAGAAATACACGCTGCTGACCGACATTATGGGCGACGAAGACCACTTCGGCGACATGGACTTCAAAGTTGCCGGTACCCAGAAAGGGATCACCGGTATCCAGCTCGACCTGAAAATCGACGGTATCAACGAAAAGATTATTCGTGAGACCCTTGTTCAGGCCCGCAAAGCTCGTATCGAGTTGTTGAAAACCATGCTGTCCGAAATCCGTCGTCCCCGTGGCGAAATCTCGGATCACGCTCCTCGCCTTGAGCAGATCAAAATCAATCCTGAGAAAATCGGTCTCCTGATCGGACCTGGCGGTAAAACGATTCGTGCCATCCAGGAAGAAACTGGTGCCAACCTCGACGTCGAAGAATCTGGCCTTGTCACTGTCTCTTCCAGCAGCCGAGCAGCCGTCGATGACGCCATCGCTCGTATCGAAGCGATGACCGAAGAAATCAAAGTCGGCAAAGTCTACAAAGGCCGTGTCAGTTCTGTGAAAGACTTCGGTGCTTTCGTGGAAATCGCTCCCGGCAAAGATGGACTCTGCCACATCAGTGAACTTTCTGATGGCTTCGTCAAATCTGTCTCCGATGTCTGCAAAGAAGGCGATCACCTCGAAGTGAAGGTTATTGCTGTCGACGACCAGAACCGGATCAAGCTTTCCCGTAAAGCTCTGTTGGTAGAAGCCAACGGTGGCTCCGATTCCGAAGCTGAAGAAGAATAG
- the rpsO gene encoding 30S ribosomal protein S15, producing MSITQEEKQNKIAEFRTSDADCGSSEVQIALLTHRINTLTDHLKQNKKDHSSRRGLLAMVSRRRSLLDYLKKTNYETYLSMLERLSIRK from the coding sequence ATGTCGATTACCCAGGAAGAAAAACAAAACAAAATCGCAGAATTCCGGACTTCGGATGCCGATTGTGGTTCTTCAGAAGTTCAAATTGCCCTCCTGACTCATCGTATCAACACGCTGACCGACCACCTGAAGCAGAACAAAAAAGACCACTCCAGCCGTCGCGGTCTTCTGGCTATGGTCAGCCGCCGTCGTAGTCTATTGGACTACCTCAAGAAGACGAACTACGAAACATATCTTTCGATGCTGGAACGCCTTTCGATTCGTAAGTAA